The following proteins are encoded in a genomic region of Cataglyphis hispanica isolate Lineage 1 chromosome 1, ULB_Chis1_1.0, whole genome shotgun sequence:
- the LOC126850127 gene encoding glycine receptor subunit alpha-4: protein MARHSRMIICFICCYLYTLFGMTAPNFPELDFDEYGKKESSLSLKDILPLNPKQYDKHRAPKFLGQPTIVYFHVTVLSLDSINEESMTYVADIFLAQSWRDSRLRLPENMSEEYRILDVDWLHNIWRPDCFFKNAKKVTFHEMSIPNHYLWLYHDKTLLYMSKLTLVLSCAMKFESYPHDTQICSMMIESLSHTTQDLVFLWNTTDPLVVNPEIELPQLDISNNYTTDCTIEYSTGNFTCIQIVFNLRRRLGYHLFHTYIPSALIVVMSWIAFWIKPEAIPARVTLGVTSLLTLATQNTQSQQSLPPVSYVKAIDVWMSSCSVFVFLSLMEFAVVNNYMGPIATKAMKGYSDEDLREAIDDFKTPMRPDAERNRSPIRTPTVQYEQCCQGRATAIYIDKVSRFFFPFSFFILNVVYWSTFL from the exons ATGGCAAGACACTCTCGAATGATCATATGCTTCATATGCTGCTACTTGTATACACTGTTTGGCATGACTGCTCCAAACTTTCC GGAGCTAGACTTTGATGAGTATGGGAAAAAAGAATCTTCTTTGTCGCTAAAGGATATTCTGCCTTTGAATCCGAAACAGTACGATAAGCACAGAGCTCCAAAATTCCTCGGACAACCCACTATCGTTTATTTTCACGTGACAGTGCTCAGCTTAGACTCCATAAATGAAGAATCGATG ACGTATGTGGCCGACATATTTCTCGCGCAGAGTTGGCGGGATTCTAGACTGCGGTTGCCGGAAAATATGTCCGAAGAGTACAGAATACTTGACGTGGACTGGCTGCATAACATTTGGAGACCTGATTGCTTCTTCAAAAACGCAAAAAAGGTTACCTTCCACGAGATGTCGATACCAAACCACTATCTCTGGCTGTATCACGACAAAACATTGCTTTACATGTCCAA ATTGACATTGGTGCTTTCCTGCGCGATGAAGTTTGAGTCTTACCCTCATGACACACAAATTTGCTCAATGATGATCGAGAGTc tttcGCACACGACTCAAGACTTGGTATTTCTATGGAACACAACGGATCCCCTTGTGGTTAATCCAGAGATCGAGCTACCGCAGCTCGACATATCGAACAACTATACGACCGACTGCACGATCGAATATTCGACCGGAAACTTCACGTGCATACAGATTGTCTTCAATCTACGCCGGAGACTGGGTTATCACTTGTTCCACACGTATATCCCGTCCGCCCTTATCGTCGTCATGTCATGGATCGCCTTTTGGATCAAGCCGGAAGCTATCCCGGCACGTGTCACCCTGGGCGTGACGTCACTGCTAACCCTTG ctacTCAAAACACGCAATCTCAACAATCTCTGCCGCCGGTTTCATATGTAAAAGCAATCGACGTGTGGATGTCCTCGTGCAGCGTATTCGTCTTCCTGTCCCTTATGGAATTTGCGGTAGTGAACAACTACATGGGACCAATCGCTACGAAGGCCATGAAAGGCTATTCGGACGAAGATCTTCGAGAGGCCATCGACGACTTCAAG ACGCCAATGAGACCGGATGCTGAAAGAAATAGAAGTCCAATAAGAACACCGACGGTTCAGTATGAGCAATGCTGTCAAGGACGAGCCACCGCCATTTACATCGACAAGGTTTCCAGATTCTTCTTCCCTTTTTCGTTCTTTATTCTTAACGTTGTTTATTGGAGCACTTTcctataa